A DNA window from Malus domestica chromosome 12, GDT2T_hap1 contains the following coding sequences:
- the LOC103451393 gene encoding leucine-rich repeat receptor-like protein kinase PXL1, translating into MIYEFMPNGNLGTALHGNQAGKLLVDWVSRYNIAVGVAQAPNYLHHDCQPPVIHRDIKSNNILLDTNLDARVADFGLARTMIHKNETVSMVAGSYGYIAPEYGYALKVDEKTDIYSYGVVLLELITGKMHVDPSFGESVDIVEWFEGR; encoded by the exons ATGATATACGAGTTCATGCCGAACGGGAACCTTGGGACCGCGTTGCATGGAAATCAAGCCGGAAAGCTGTTGGTCGACTGGGTTTCGAGGTATAACATAGCAGTGGGTGTTGCGCAAGCTCCGAATTATCTCCACCATGACTGTCAGCCGCCAGTTATTCACCGAGATATCAAATCGAACAACATTCTGCTGGATACAAACCTTGACGCCAGAGTGGCGGATTTCGGGTTAGCAAGGACAATGATCCACAAGAACGAGACAGTTTCGATGGTAGCGGGATCTTACGGATACATTGCACCTG AATATGGATACGCGTTGAAGGTAGACGAAAAGACTGACATCTACAGCTACGGCGTAGTTCTGTTAGAGCTTATAACCGGAAAGATGCATGTAGACCCTTCGTTCGGGGAATCTGTGGATATCGTGGAGTGGTTCGAAGGAAGATGA